ATGacgtaaaacaaaaaaaaacaaaaaaaaacggtgCTTTGTTAGTAAAGATGCTCATGAATTTGTCCTTGTAACTGATGGTTGTCACTGATATTTAAAGCATATAAtcagttgtgtttgttgtgtaaatAACTTGCATTTCTGCTCATATCCTTGCATTTTGCTGATTGTTAATTAGTTCTTGATTCGCTCCTACAGTCTGTCGAGAACCCAGAGTGTCTGATCTTGTGCGGCAAACTGTTGTGAAGTCACATCTATTAACAAGGTATGTTTCATGCGTGTAATTCCACAATGTCATCACAATTAAAGCCTTTATGTGGGATTTTATTTGCGTTATTTTGCAGGTTATGTTTGGAGAATAATTATATAATGTCGAAAAAAatacactgtcaaaaaaaaacactgaagttcTGGTAGCTCAGGCACCAAAAACTACtacaaagtaataaaaaaaatcaatttaaatgacaaaataataatCTATAGCCTtaatttctctgtgtttgtttatttttgtttttagttatttatttttatttttggtaagtttgttttgtgaaaaattttatgagattttttttgaataattttataTTATTGATACTCAGGCTTCACACTATAGAcaaataacattattatttaggatttattttgtAATGTCAATGtaaaaaacatcttcaaaaatgcagaaaaaaatctgtgacaaAGCAAACATTTAGTAACgtttaatttttcagttttttgttttgtatattttatttattagtttgtttgttttttgaagtgAGCTGCTGTCTATATGTTGACTTCAGGccattatctaaaatatttttgtgatatttgtgCAGTGTGGCGTGCATTACTATCTGCCAGTGTCTTTATATTGCTTATTTTAATGGGAACATTATTGCAATTATTATTGCATtattacaatatttttggtgtctaaacagccaaaaaataatcatttttataGAGTATAGTGCGCTGATGAtcgtctcaaaaacacagaatcagACGCCAGAAGTTTCTACATCACAAATCTAAGGAACCACTCTTGCAGGGTGGAGCGTTTGCATGAATTACTTAAAGATGTGTGGCTCAATTTGtctaatattacaacttgccttGCATAttgtagagtagttttacagtgtttgagtttttgcagagCAGAACATCAAATGCTGACAGATTTCCTCTAATGAAATTTTATGAGCACTAAAATGAATCAGACAGTCCACCTCTAAGAAGAGCTCAGATGTTCAGTGCTGACCTTggggtaaaaaacaaaaaagagcaaCAAGACTGTTTacgagaaaacagcaaataggTTTTGTTCCATCTGCTGATGAAGGCCAATTGAAAACTCTGGAGCATTTCCTGGAAGTGAACCTTGTGCTTTTGTCAGACAACCTTTTAGCATCCTAAGGTATGCTCCGCTGCTGTTTGGATTTATAAATGTATTCGTATAAAGATAAGCAGTTCTCTTCCCACAGAGACAGTTCAGAGCAGAGACTCCACCTGTCATCCAGGTACAGCTTCCACGACCTGCTGTCAGCCGGATTCATCCCTCTGACGTCGAACAGACAGTCCAGCGGAGATGACGCCGCCTTGGAGGAGATTCCTCGAGGATTTCATCCCGTCTACACCAGCATCGAGTACAGATGTGCTTCACCTCTGTACCGAACCAGCGGAGCCTCCAGACGCACCTGTCTGAAGACCGGCAGGTGGAGCGGAGGCCACGTTACCTGTTCACCAGGTGAGATCAgcagacaggaagcagaaaCCCATTAAACCGACAGAATAATTGATGAAAAAAGCTCCATCCTGCAAGATTAGTTCCTGAAATTTGTGGTATTTACAcagtaaaaaatgtaataaatgttaaaaaaaaaaaaaattttctggCACCAAAACATACTGTACAATAATGGAACAAAACTgtgttgcaaaaataaaataatttttcataattgaataatatatttaattatatagaataatttaattgaaataaatcttagtaaaattacagaaccaGCACTACTTCTTCTGTTATTAGTCACTACTTGTTctagaaatatatttacagtattaaacttgaatttaacagtttaatataataaataaaatggaaaaatttgtgactgtattttagctgtgtttttatgtgaaaacatttcagttttctttttgaaaaatgggAATGTTACGGTTTATTACTTCACATCACACGTGTaatttaaagtctgttttttaatgtgttaatgttttcatgtatttcaattctgtaaaatagaaagaaaaaaatctgcaaaattacaaatgtacagttttatgTCGTTTCACTTTAGCTGACTGCTTATTCTGCTCATGATAAGCCTTCCAGAttataataacatttttaagTACTTTCCTTTTAAAGAATCTCAAAGTTCTTCAagcacacaataaaaacactacaaacatttaaaattacaattttaaaaaagaataatgtCATTTTACCTGAGAtcatgtgtatatttttggCTGTCTGATGTGTAATGAAGGATATTTACTTGTGTGAAAGCAATTAAATTACCGACATACATAGCAACACCAAAAATAACAACtctagaaaaatatttaaattattaatgtTGATTTTAAGTTTCATcggagaaaaaaatggaaatactgtAAAACTTCTTTATGACTTTTTGTTTCTATTTAATATTAGCCATGAGACATGTAAATTCATTGTCTATTCctgcaattaaaaaataaaaattcctcCTAAAAAACTACCAGATGTCTTACAGATTTATAATTTTATGTCTCAATGGTTAACATAAAGTCTGCATACTTCATactttctttctcctctttgtcCTCCTCACAGTTTGTGGTAAATTAGACTCTTTCAGTCCACTCAACCTCTCCGACACTCAGTGGCCGTGGCACGCAGCCGTCTACATCCGCTCGCCTCCAGATCACACTGTGAGCACCCTCGGGTCCCCTGGAGGGGCCATGTTGGACCAGCAGGGGGCCTCGGAGGAGTCCTCGTTCTGGGTCCTGGCCTGCAGCGGGGCCCTGGTGGCCCAGCGGAGGGTCCTGGTGGCggctcagtgtgtgttcagcAAGGACGAGCAGCAGCTCCTTCACCCCCAGCACGTGAAGGTTGTGGTGGGCGTACACCGGCAGACGGCCGGGGATCGGCTCAAAGGCCTGCATCAGCTCAGGGTACAGCTCAGTCCACACCGAGGTTTCACTGACAGTTACGTTTAAGTTACATGACGAGGGGAAAACCAGGCTAAAGGCCTAAATATTATGACTCCTCTCAATgagaaaaaataccaaaaacatgCTTCTAATTGTGtgtacagttttttgttttgtttttttcatatttctgtgaCACTAATGTTTGCAATGACAGCGAAATCATGATGAAATATTAAGCAAGGAGcgtttgaaaagaaaatgactcataaataatgaataatgaataatgTTATAATACAAATAATCAGCCTCAATTCTGCAGAAACGTGGTATTATTAGTTTTCGGCTGGACTTTATTAtataattttaattaataaaaaaattaataataaaaatcttgCAAAAATGCCAGAATATTGTTGGAAAACTAGTAATTCAGCTTCTgaatgtgggattttttttttaagttatgcATCTTATCTGGGTGGAATGGAGGTTTTGTCTggagaaaaattacaaaatctaaaaaaaagaacTACACCGTACAATCaccaaaaatagataaaaaaattaaatgtgtaAAAGTGTAGCAGCTGGGGGCACCAAAAACACTATAAGATAATGAGCACAATAATTTcacattattattttgttgttttgttttttaatgtttactttTGGATACCTACATGTGTAAAACAAGTTACTAATAAATATAGTTTATTCATGTTATAATGCAAATAATCTGACTTAATACTGCACAAAAGTGGCGTTGTTTGCTGAACTTTACTATATAATTGCAATgtaaaaaaatcttgtaaaaatGCCAGAATACTGTTGTAAAACTAATATTTCAATTTCCAATTGCAACAATTTGCTGTTGATTTCAGATCATATCAAGTATCCATAAAAATCGTGtgtatttgacagttttttgtgATGTTAAAAACTTTGTCCACCTATAAGACTAATAGAtttacttttgaaaaaaaatgtaaaaccagATATTAAACAATATTTATTAGTATAGCTCCAataatatgttttttattttagattgcATCAAGTATAACGTGTATTTTTATGCTGCATTACATcaaatttgtgtttatttgacgGGTCTTTAATGCTAGAAAAGTATGTCCACCTTTTAAAAGTCATAGATTTACCATTAAGACAGTTTTGAATCATTGTCATTAAACATTTGTggttatatttacaataattacaATAACTGTTAATTTCAGATTTTGCTCATTTCCTTACATATGaatattgtacattttattgattttttaaaatttctatcAGTACTTGAGACAGgtcaattttatttttcatctatttttgcaatttaatttagattttagtggatttgaaaaaaaactgaaaaaaatctgtctaaaggaaaacattttgcaaaattgcaaattatcattatttatttatttttacagtgtactgcTGTCTATGTGTGGGCTTTAGGACAATTACTTCAGGTTTTTAATGCTTAAAAAACTTTATCCACCTATAAAACTGATGGATTTACCGCTAAAATTATGAAATTGCAGTTATTAGACAAATGTTATtgattatatttacaataatgaaCTGTTACATTTAGATTTTATCAAGTATAACATAAAAGCATGTCGGCCTGCATACTGATATTTGACTGATAGTGACATTTAGAGATTAAAACCAGGTTAAATCAGTTTAAAGGCAGAATTAACACcttttaatgagcaaaagtaccaaaaatgtGCTCATTATGGTCTGTACAGTGGTgtaatgtctttttgtttccagGTGATGGAGCACAGTAAAGTTTGCCATCACTGCAAAACATCCCAAACAGCCGCGATAAAGTATTAGGCAAGGAGTcttcattaaataaatataatctcCTGgatgagtttgtgtttgtgaacGGTACAGGGAGAAATCCTTTGGCGTTCAGATGTGCACTTACAGCTTAAACCGGATCTGACCGTGTTTGATTTGGACGTGAAATATTTGTGCATCTTGACGCATATTATCAGATCCCGACTCATtttccaaaaacaacaaaaccgagTGCGTCCTGTGTGGAATCAGGCTCTCTCAGGTAttctaacttttttttatttatgtcacTTCTCAGGTTTCAGACATCTCGGTTCACCCAGACTTTCCCTCCTCGCCGGACTCGGACGTCGCCGTGCTGAAGCTGAAAGACAAAGTCAAGATCAGCGAGCGAGTGCTGCCGGCGTGTCTGCCCCAAACGCAGGGAGGAGAGGTGACAGCTCAGGAGGCTTACGCTGTGAGGTGGATTTTAACAGACGGCCGCGAGCACCCGAGTCACTCCACAGCCGGCAGCCAGACGAGGCAGGTTGAGCTGAGCGATGCGGCCCAGTGTGAGAGACGGTTCGCTGGAGGGTCACGCTCCGCCGCCATCAGCGACAAGACGCTGTGTGTCGTTAGCAAACCGTCCACCTCTCCAGGCCCGTGTCCCGCCGTTATCCCAGGCATCACTGTCGCACCGGCCGGGGTTTCACCTGTGCTGTCGGGTCACGGGGAGACTCAGGGAGGCTCCGGAGAAACCTGGCAGCTCCTCGCTTTGGAGAGTTTAGTTCATGAGAAAACCAGCTGCGGCCGGCAGAGTCACACAGTTCAGATACGAATAGCTAACTTTCGAGATTGGATCGAGGAGAACATGAAATAATTACATGTCAAGGAAAGCAGTGAATGTCAGAGTCGGTGGAAACAGTGTAGATGACACGAAGAGAAGCAGAGAGCATAACATTAGAGATATTTTGTACCTTCTATCCACTTCAGTATCATGTAATCACGTCAATTACTCTCTCTTCTCTTCACAACCCAACATTAGATGACTAAGATGCTCACAGATCTTTGAAGGATTTGTCGAGAATGTATTTTTGAGATCTTTTTTCAGGGCTGCAcggtggcttggtggttagcactttctgcCTTGCAATGAGAAGATCCCCGccttctgggatctttctgcatggagtttgcacgttttccttgtgcatgcatgggttttctttttcctcccatagtccaaaaacatgctgaggttaagtggtagct
This genomic interval from Acanthochromis polyacanthus isolate Apoly-LR-REF ecotype Palm Island chromosome 2, KAUST_Apoly_ChrSc, whole genome shotgun sequence contains the following:
- the pamr1a gene encoding inactive serine protease PAMR1; this encodes MPTFLTRNAPVFAVPEPKLWYLLLNLCFCVTGWPHALTADNCPSSKWNVMCRPCCEYDLIQCRCPSKGTKVGYTVPCCRNAVNQCDPCIIHPGCSLFENCKTCHNGTWKANDDFFVNGKYCTECREGWSGGDCKTCGGVLQRAQGHIALESYPTNARCEWTLRVERGSSIQLRFSLLSLESDHNCRYDYVEVRDGDDLNSPVIGRFCGDRPPPPIKSSGNVLHILFASDGYNNFDGFVLTFQEIAGSTNKNAACSLPEKPLNGYLLPVFGPKEELVLVNHRCRPPFILTGSEQRSCLPNGTWSGSVPSCVKGQTSPLRCGPPPKLLHGYHRAAGGAESIEFFCKNSYILSGNRRSTCLPNGSWSSRSSKCVKVCREPRVSDLVRQTVVKSHLLTRDSSEQRLHLSSRYSFHDLLSAGFIPLTSNRQSSGDDAALEEIPRGFHPVYTSIEYRCASPLYRTSGASRRTCLKTGRWSGGHVTCSPVCGKLDSFSPLNLSDTQWPWHAAVYIRSPPDHTVSTLGSPGGAMLDQQGASEESSFWVLACSGALVAQRRVLVAAQCVFSKDEQQLLHPQHVKVVVGVHRQTAGDRLKGLHQLRVSDISVHPDFPSSPDSDVAVLKLKDKVKISERVLPACLPQTQGGEVTAQEAYAVRWILTDGREHPSHSTAGSQTRQVELSDAAQCERRFAGGSRSAAISDKTLCVVSKPSTSPGPCPAVIPGITVAPAGVSPVLSGHGETQGGSGETWQLLALESLVHEKTSCGRQSHTVQIRIANFRDWIEENMK